In the Microtus pennsylvanicus isolate mMicPen1 chromosome 6, mMicPen1.hap1, whole genome shotgun sequence genome, one interval contains:
- the Urb2 gene encoding unhealthy ribosome biogenesis protein 2 homolog, translated as MAAVYSGISFKLKSKTTSWEDKLKLAHFAWISHQCFLPNKEQVLLDWARQTLVAFYNKKLELQEDIVERLWVYVDNILHSRKLQNLLKNGKTVNLQISLVKVINDRLAEFSLVGSQKNVCAILSCCQGILSTPALAVIYTAKPELIVALLSHLCWSVCRQPEGAMTVQLFEVIHLALDHYLKLQQQQANPRRVFADMTGHLLQPCLVLRHLLFGGTWTQAGQGQLRQVLSRDIRSKIDTVLRSGVFRHDLLSSYKEELLEQHQDNVKVGVLKSLLTPMETVIKRLVEPDYIKSDLHASVVANSVSLLYRLFLDSYLKEENQFLCFQALPRLFGCLQISHLQEGQMEALTLSDWTTELLAVEQLLNSVATTNIYNVAADRIRHEETQFHFYRHVAELLINHSQASVPAWFRCLKILMSLNHLILEPDLDDLLSSAWIDAEVTEFRAKKAQEVLINTVFQTYAKLRQVPRLFEEVLGVICCPAAEALRQPLLTSGPSMALCACLLELPLSQILDTWSLVLDKFQSLIIPCLQSDTDMALKALSLSSLLHCIMFNMPSLDNSMPLPIIRQTQCIMERMLKELVRPLLGLLVDLWSSESELWQQKVSDSALLLSYTWTQVDTTFSLHCSQYHSLAGPLAGAALDVSTLPLLLPGVETQLWKKVEKCIVQSRSLSRYCLEQLYLQKVKRTLMRTSSQSKETLQTLRDDTARILDSSRDCLSQKTVVAWDRQVSTMNESTYPVAHWHLIVSNLTVLIPYLCLDDVKYLATVLLRTLPANKAQESLAHGEPYITLETVSTALLHSPLFPEMASLHSAFLMCITAECSSILCSDAHSDLSLISQRFPWLFEKDYHTFVAHWETKLAKVGLEGVEPRGEVAQNFLSMIKNGFPIKLDEEQLKVLLELLQVISILHLDSLKPSYHVHFFFLLVSMAVSTLEHCSCPLALQYLVTCYRLLSGLQRGRNARSVFRVMYVSDIFEVVLTSLLQASTEFQVREDDPDWLQLLQVLGMFLEQLMQMLIQVKLSLVLNFGKITAFLSRCSKEASSKELKIQSLQCRQLLLVALNKLCQSLGPYVKERRQQLEASAALPELLRQAMMQMGAMLHLCLVPGTTGRRLPSVLLSAVPTLLEVDLSQHVREGQPQISQVVDTDRTVLSHMALYQDVYIQLLEELPALSGNTQSFQAALQFLTSFLLAPELHSKESSVFTSIFHSVQKVLTGPGISAQDIESHLEALFAQMFEAGTTEQFGIILQSILQGLDITQAWKSDQQVVLCAIRLLSLLLKCPLNGEKASLLWRTCPQIVTALMLQHREACQEQPVALVVIEPVLDVLAVLLRKGEETISNPHHVSLAFNILLTVPLDHLKALEFGSVFQKMHNVLFSILQCHSKVMLKAISSFLSSFNILLFSVMHEGRQKDKGSMDDLPVVLECARLVERMYSHIATRAEEFTAFSPFMVAQYVTEAQKVTLYPTVKNLLQEGIYLILDLCIERDIQFLRASLQPGARDVFKELHSDYLKYHKAKHEGEKRYTA; from the exons ATGGCTGCTGTTTATTCTGGCATTTCCTTTAAGCTTAAAAGCAAGACAACTTCCTGGGAAGATAAACTAAAACTAGCTcactttgcttggatttcccatcAGTGCTTTCTACCAAATAAAGAACAA GTTTTACTTGATTGGGCAAGACAGACATTGGttgcattttataataaaaaactcGAACTGCAGGAAGATATTGTTGAAAGGCTCTGGGTCTATGTAGATAACATCCTACACAGCAGGAAATTGCAGAATCTCCTGAAGAATGGAAAGACTGTGAATCTTCAGATTTCCCTTGTCAAG GTTATAAATGATAGACTAGCAGAGTTCTCACTTGTGGGATCCCAGAAGAATGTCTGTGCTATCCTGAGTTGCTGTCAGGGCATCCTCTCAACACCTGCCCTTGCTGTCATCTACACAGCCAAACCAGAGCTGATTGTAGCCTTGCTGAGCCACCTTTGCTGGTCAGTCTGCAGACAACCGGAAGGAGCCATGACAGTCCAGCTATTTGAAGTCATTCACCTGGCTCTTGACCATTACCTCAAGCTTCAGCAACAGCAAGCCAACCCCAGACGTGTCTTTGCAGATATGACTGGCCACCTCCTCCAGCCTTGCCTAGTCCTGAGACATTTGCTTTTTGGGGGCACATGGACACAGGCTGGTCAGGGCCAGCTACGGCAGGTACTGAGCCGAGATATCAGGAGTAAGATTGACACGGTTCTTCGAAGTGGTGTTTTTCGACATGATTTACTCTCATCTTATAAAGAGGAGCTCTTGGAACAGCACCAAGACAACGTAAAGGTGGGGGTTCTGAAGAGCCTTCTCACTCCAATGGAAACTGTGATTAAAAGGCTGGTAGAGCCTGACTACATCAAGTCAGACCTGCATGCTTCGGTTGTGGCAAACTCAGTGTCCTTATTGTACAGACTCTTTTTGGACTCGTACCTTAAGGAAGAAAACCAGTTCCTTTGTTTTCAGGCTCTCCCCAGGTTGTTTGGCTGCTTGCAGATTTCACACCTGCAAGAGGGACAGATGGAAGCCCTAACCCTATCAGATTGGACCACAGAGCTTCTGGCTGTAGAGCAACTGCTAAATTCAGTGGCCACCACCAACATCTACAATGTGGCTGCTGACAGGATCCGACATGAGGAGACACAGTTCCACTTCTACCGCCATGTGGCTGAGCTGCTGATCAACCATTCACAAGCATCTGTGCCAGCTTGGTTTCGCTGCCTCAAGATTTTAATGTCTCTGAATCATTTGATTTTAGAACCAGACCTAGATGACCTGTTGTCTTCAGCCTGGATTGATGCAGAAGTAACAGAATTTCGAGCTAAAAAAGCCCAGGAGGTACTTATTAACACTGTCTTCCAGACATATGCCAAGCTCCGACAGGTGCCACGATTGTTTGAAGAAGTTTTGGGGGTGATCTGCTGTCCAGCGGCAGAGGCACTGAGGCAGCCTCTGCTTACCTCAGGCCCCTCTATGGCTCTCTGTGCATGCCTCTTGGAGCTGCCACTGAGTCAGATCCTGGATACTTGGTCCCTTGTACTAGATAAGTTCCAGTCTTTAATCATACCCTGCTTGCAGAGTGACACTGACATGGCTTTGAAGGCATTGTCACTGAGCTCTCTGCTGCATTGTATCATGTTCAACATGCCAAGTCTGGACAACAGCATGCCTCTGCCCATCATCAGACAGACACAGTGCATAATGGAGAGGATGCTGAAAGAGCTTGTGAGGCCCCTTTTGGGCCTTCTCGTGGACCTCTGGAGCTCAGAGTCTGAGCTGTGGCAACAGAAGGTGAGTGACTCTGCACTCTTACTCTCTTACACCTGGACTCAAGTGGACACTACTTTCAGTTTGCACTGCAGCCAGTATCATTCTCTGGCAGGGCCCCTAGCTGGGGCTGCACTGGATGTCTCAACCCTCCCTTTGTTGCTACCAGGTGTGGAAACACAGCTTTGGAAGAAGGTGGAAAAGTGTATAGTTCAGTCCAGGTCTCTCAGTAGGTACTGCTTAGAACAGCTGTACCTGCAGAAGGTGAAAAGGACTTTGATGCGGACTAGTTCCCAGTCTAAAGAAACCCTTCAAACCTTGAGGGATGATACTGCCCGCATTCTGGATTCTAGCAGAGACTGTTTAAGTCAGAAGACAGTAGTTGCCTGGGATAGGCAGGTGTCAACAATGAATGAGTCTACATATCCTGTAGCACACTGGCACCTGATCGTATCAAACCTCACAGTTTTAATACCCTACCTTTGTTTGGATGATGTGAAATATTTGGCCACTGTCCTGTTAAGAACTTTACCAGCAAATAAAGCCCAGGAAAGCTTGGCCCATGGTGAGCCATACATCACACTTGAGACAGTATCCACAGCCCTCCTGCACAGCCCTCTCTTTCCAGAGATGGCATCCCTTCATTCTGCCTTCCTGATGTGTATTACTGCAGAATGTTCTAGCATTCTGTGCTCTGATGCCCATAGTGATCTGAGTCTTATTAGTCAGCGGTTTCCCTGGCTTTTTGAAAAGGACTACCACACATTTGTGGCTCACTGGGAAACCAAATTAGCAAAAGTTGGACTTGAAGGTGTAGAACCAAGAGGAGAAGTTGCCCAGAATTTTCTATCTATGATCAAGAATGGTTTTCCTATCAAGCTGGATGAAGAGCAGCTAAAAGTCCTCCTGGAGCTCTTACAAGTCATCTCCATCCTTCACCTGGACAGCCTCAAGCCATCTTACCAcgtgcatttttttttcctgttagtcTCCATGGCGGTCTCCACATTGGAGCATTGCTCTTGCCCACTAGCCCTCCAGTACTTGGTGACATGCTACCGACTCCTTAGTGGTCTGCAGAGGGGAAGAAATGCCCGCTCTGTATTCAGGGTCATGTATGTTAGTGACATCTTTGAGGTTGTGCTGACCTCACTGTTGCAAGCCAGCACAGAATTTCAAGTTAGGGAAGATGACCCCGATTGGCTACAGCTTCTTCAAGTGTTAGGGATGTTCTTGGAACAGCTAATGCAGATGCTTATCCAAGTAAAGCTGAGCTTGGTGCTCAATTTTGGAAAAATCACTGCCTTCCTCTCAAGATGTAGTAAGGAAGCTTCCAGCAAAGAATTGAAGATCCAGAGCCTTCAGTGCAGGCAGCTGCTTCTAGTGGCTCTAAACAAGTTGTGTCAAAGTTTGGGGCCTTATGTTAAGGAGCGAAGGCAGCAACTGGAGGCATCAGCAGCACTACCTGAGCTGCTGCGGCAGGCCATGATGCAGATGGGTGCCATGCTGCATCTCTGCCTAGTGCCTGGAACTACAGGCCGCCGCCTGCCTTCAGTCCTCCTCTCAGCTGTCCCCACACTTTTAGAAGTAGACCTGAGCCAACACGTTCGGGAAGGACAGCCCCAGATTTCTCAAGTGGTGGATACGGATAGAACAGTGCTTTCTCACATGGCCCTTTACCAGGATGTCTACATTCAGTTGCTGGAGGAGTTGCCTGCCCTGTCGGGGAATACTCAGTCTTTCCAGGCAGCCTTGCAATTTCTAACCTCGTTCCTTTTGGCCCCAGAGCTCCATTCCAAGGAGAGCTCTGTTTTTACTTCCATCTTTCATTCTGTGCAGAAAGTTCTTACAG GTCCAGGCATTTCTGCTCAGGATATTGAGTCTCACTTAGAAGCCCTGTTCGCCCAAATGTTTGAGGCTGGGACAACAGAGCAGTTTGGGATCATACTGCAGTCTATTCTTCAGGGGCTGGACATCACTCAGGCATGGAAGTCTGATCAGCAG GTGGTTTTGTGTGCCATTAGACTACTCAGTCTACTACTGAAATGCCCACTCAATGGAGAGAAGGCGAGTTTGCTATGGCGTACGTGTCCCCAGATAGTCACAGCTCTAATG CTGCAACACCGAGAGGCCTGCCAGGAACAGCCTGTGGCTCTAGTAGTGATCGAGCCTGTTCTCGATGTCCTGGCTGTTCTGTTGCGGAAAGGGGAGGAGACCATCAGCAACCCTCATCATGTCAGTCTGGCTTTTAACATCTTGCTCACAGTCCCTCTGGATCACCTGAAGGCACTGGAGTTTGGCAGTGTCTTCCAGAAGATGCACAATGTGCTCTTCTCCATCCTACAGTGCCACTCTAAG GTGATGCTGAAGGCCATTTCATCCTTCTTGAGCTCGTTTAATATACTGTTGTTTTCAGTTATGCATGAAGGACGGCAGAAAGACAAAG